One window from the genome of Pseudomonadota bacterium encodes:
- a CDS encoding cytochrome c1, which translates to MTTKAMRIYPLTVLALLAMMMVLPAAAHAAEGNTPLPQQYWPHKGFMGKYDKAALQRGFQVYREACASCHSLRLLAYRNLQDLGFTEAQVKAVASEATVMDGPNDEGDMFERAAAPADRFVSPFANDEQARFSNNGALPPDMSLLIKARHGGEDYIYALLTGYGTAPEDVDIPDGMHWNHYFPGNQIAMPQPLSDGQITYSSGRSASVESASRDVVQFLAWASEPHMEYRKTIGLKVLFFMLFFAGFAYAAKRRIWADVH; encoded by the coding sequence ATGACAACAAAAGCGATGCGTATCTACCCGTTGACGGTGCTGGCTTTGCTGGCGATGATGATGGTACTGCCTGCTGCAGCTCATGCTGCGGAAGGCAATACACCGCTGCCGCAGCAATACTGGCCGCATAAAGGTTTTATGGGCAAATATGATAAGGCTGCCCTGCAGCGCGGTTTTCAGGTTTACCGTGAAGCCTGTGCGTCCTGCCATTCTCTGCGGTTGCTGGCTTACCGGAATTTGCAGGATCTGGGATTTACCGAAGCGCAAGTGAAGGCGGTTGCGTCCGAGGCCACCGTGATGGACGGCCCGAATGATGAAGGCGATATGTTTGAACGCGCTGCTGCGCCGGCAGACCGTTTTGTCTCTCCCTTCGCAAATGACGAGCAGGCGCGTTTCTCGAATAACGGCGCATTGCCGCCGGATATGTCGCTGTTGATTAAAGCCCGCCACGGCGGTGAAGATTATATCTATGCCCTCCTGACAGGCTATGGCACAGCGCCGGAAGATGTGGATATTCCCGATGGTATGCACTGGAATCATTACTTCCCCGGGAATCAGATTGCCATGCCGCAGCCGCTGTCTGACGGGCAGATTACCTATTCAAGCGGGCGTTCCGCCTCTGTTGAAAGTGCCTCGCGTGACGTTGTGCAGTTTCTTGCCTGGGCATCCGAGCCGCATATGGAATACCGTAAAACAATCGGTCTGAAAGTTCTGTTTTTCATGCTCTTCTTTGCCGGCTTTGCCTATGCCGCAAAACGCCGCATTTGGGCCGATGTGCATTAA
- a CDS encoding tRNA (cytidine(34)-2'-O)-methyltransferase produces MRLALYEPDIPQNTGAVMRLCSCFDVPLEIIEPCGFVLSDSRMKRAGMDYMQHLDLTRHSNWQDFYENSRKHGRRIILLSTKADSFYTDFTFKPGDILLGGRESVGVPDDVHADADARITIPMAAHARSLNLTQSCSIVLAEALRQTGLFPRKGRLVRS; encoded by the coding sequence ATGCGCCTTGCCCTTTATGAACCCGACATTCCCCAAAACACCGGTGCGGTGATGCGCCTGTGCAGCTGTTTTGACGTCCCGCTGGAAATTATCGAGCCCTGCGGCTTTGTGCTTAGCGACAGCCGTATGAAACGTGCGGGAATGGATTATATGCAGCATCTGGACCTGACCCGCCACAGTAACTGGCAGGATTTTTACGAAAACAGCCGCAAACACGGGCGGCGCATCATCCTGCTGTCCACAAAGGCGGATTCTTTCTATACCGACTTTACCTTCAAACCGGGCGATATCCTGCTGGGCGGGCGCGAAAGCGTCGGCGTTCCCGATGATGTACATGCCGATGCCGATGCGCGGATTACGATTCCGATGGCGGCGCATGCGCGGTCGCTGAATCTGACGCAAAGCTGTTCCATTGTTTTGGCCGAAGCACTGCGGCAAACGGGGCTGTTTCCCCGTAAGGGCAGGCTTGTCCGCTCCTGA
- a CDS encoding cytochrome b produces MAAKLNKSSFENPVIRWVDERLPIFTMMDKEYGAYPTPKNFNYFWNFGAIAMVMLMLMIATGIFLAMNYTPHTSMAFDSVERIMRDVNYGWMLRYLHMNGSHFFFFAVYVHIFRGLYYGSYKQPRELLWIFGVLIFLLMMATAFMGYSLPWSQMSGWGVNVITNLFSAIPFFGDSIVTWLWGGPSVGNPTLNRFFALHFLLPFVIVGVVFLHVWALHITGSNNPSGVEPANKKDTVPFHPYYTIKDTFGLTVFMIAYMLIVFFAPLAATHADHFVPFDPMVTPQHIVPEWYFLPFYAILRSFTVDLHIPFTGFIIEHGIVFTAKLQGVIAMFGSVLILFVLPWLDKSPVRSSRYRPTYRKCNYLLLLAMFILGYAGSQPAEGTMLTLARCATGYYFLHFLAVIPYLSRNEKTLPVPKSINAAVLQDKEGAQ; encoded by the coding sequence ATGGCCGCGAAACTGAATAAATCAAGCTTTGAAAATCCTGTTATTCGCTGGGTAGACGAACGTTTACCGATCTTTACGATGATGGATAAGGAATATGGCGCTTATCCGACACCGAAGAATTTCAACTATTTCTGGAATTTCGGTGCCATCGCGATGGTGATGCTGATGCTGATGATCGCAACGGGCATTTTTCTGGCGATGAATTACACGCCGCATACCAGCATGGCTTTTGACAGTGTCGAGCGTATTATGCGTGATGTCAATTACGGCTGGATGCTGCGCTATCTGCACATGAACGGTTCGCATTTCTTCTTCTTTGCCGTTTATGTCCATATTTTCCGCGGCCTTTATTACGGGTCGTATAAACAGCCGCGTGAACTTTTATGGATTTTCGGCGTGCTGATCTTCCTGTTGATGATGGCGACAGCCTTTATGGGCTATTCGCTGCCGTGGAGCCAGATGTCCGGCTGGGGCGTGAATGTGATTACCAATCTGTTCTCGGCCATACCGTTCTTCGGCGATTCCATCGTGACATGGCTGTGGGGCGGTCCTTCGGTCGGCAACCCGACGCTGAACCGCTTTTTTGCGCTGCATTTCCTGCTGCCTTTCGTGATTGTCGGTGTCGTGTTCCTGCATGTCTGGGCATTGCACATCACCGGATCAAACAACCCGTCAGGTGTTGAGCCGGCCAATAAAAAGGACACGGTTCCGTTCCATCCCTATTACACGATTAAGGACACCTTCGGTCTGACCGTGTTTATGATCGCCTATATGCTGATCGTATTCTTCGCACCGCTGGCGGCGACACATGCCGATCACTTCGTGCCTTTTGACCCGATGGTGACGCCGCAGCATATCGTGCCTGAATGGTACTTCCTGCCATTCTATGCCATCCTGCGCTCCTTTACGGTGGATCTGCATATTCCGTTTACCGGTTTCATCATTGAACACGGCATTGTGTTTACGGCGAAACTGCAGGGCGTTATCGCGATGTTCGGTTCGGTTCTGATCCTGTTTGTCCTGCCCTGGCTGGATAAGTCACCTGTGCGCAGCTCACGCTATCGTCCGACTTATCGTAAATGTAACTATCTGCTGTTGCTGGCAATGTTTATCCTGGGTTATGCAGGGTCACAGCCGGCTGAAGGCACGATGCTGACATTGGCACGTTGTGCAACCGGTTATTACTTCCTGCACTTCCTGGCGGTGATACCGTATCTTAGCCGTAATGAGAAAACACTGCCTGTACCAAAAAGCATTAATGCTGCGGTCTTGCAGGATAAAGAGGGAGCGCAATAA
- a CDS encoding fused MFS/spermidine synthase, producing MQFLLFAVILMEGYIVLASELLAIRLVLPWIGTGTDVISIIIAAVLLPLAFGYHFGGTFRKRCREKGLGHISVRRKLLSNVTRSTLILCVGLSYILLEVFFGALNNLGIEQRLLQLAIYCAVFLVYPVFLLGQTIPLVSHYFSSSALSEMTGKMLSFSTLGSFLGSVFSSVVLMAVVGVHYTAVFVIFLLCVLIFLLAKKRQIAYMATAAGAFVFMLAANSSEQMRSLGIVSNNGYNTVQVFNSSKDEDTRLMLLNNNLSSSYKTGEGSIFNYAKLVRKSYLEPIAKADPKKQILVLGAAGFTLGDFDDHNDYLFVDVDPALQKAAEDHLLLHKLGANKKFAVIDARAYVHQAAERGELYDMIVLDTFKAGFAMPEHLLTREYFQDVKAALKPGGFMIMNSIASAHFEDDYTRRMDNTLRSVFPHLTRTVMPGSGEEFNGWEKTRLGRGMYISNVIYIYRNDPAGDKDMAIYTDDKNTYFLDK from the coding sequence ATGCAATTCCTGTTATTTGCGGTTATTTTAATGGAGGGCTATATCGTCCTTGCATCGGAACTGCTGGCGATCCGCTTGGTGCTGCCATGGATCGGCACGGGAACGGATGTTATTTCCATTATTATTGCGGCGGTGTTGCTGCCGCTGGCCTTCGGTTATCATTTCGGCGGAACATTCCGCAAGCGCTGCCGTGAAAAAGGGCTGGGCCATATCTCCGTGCGCCGGAAGCTGCTGTCAAACGTTACGCGCTCGACCCTGATTCTGTGCGTCGGTTTGTCCTATATTCTGCTGGAAGTGTTTTTCGGAGCGCTGAATAATCTGGGGATTGAACAGCGCCTGTTACAGCTGGCGATTTATTGCGCGGTCTTTCTGGTCTATCCGGTCTTTCTGCTGGGGCAAACCATTCCGCTGGTCAGCCATTATTTTTCCTCAAGCGCCTTGTCGGAAATGACGGGGAAAATGCTGTCTTTTTCAACGCTGGGATCGTTTTTGGGCTCGGTGTTTTCAAGCGTCGTTCTGATGGCGGTTGTCGGGGTGCATTACACGGCTGTCTTCGTGATTTTTCTGTTATGCGTGCTGATCTTCCTGCTGGCGAAAAAACGTCAAATCGCCTATATGGCAACGGCGGCGGGGGCTTTTGTCTTTATGCTGGCCGCCAATAGCAGCGAACAGATGCGCAGTCTGGGGATTGTCAGCAATAACGGCTATAACACGGTGCAGGTGTTCAATTCCTCCAAGGATGAGGATACCCGTCTGATGCTGCTGAATAACAATCTGTCTTCCAGCTATAAAACGGGTGAAGGCAGTATCTTCAACTACGCCAAGCTGGTGCGCAAATCTTATCTGGAACCGATTGCCAAAGCGGATCCGAAAAAACAGATTCTGGTTTTGGGCGCGGCAGGTTTTACGCTGGGTGATTTTGACGATCATAATGATTATCTGTTTGTGGATGTTGATCCCGCGCTGCAAAAGGCTGCGGAAGACCATCTGCTGCTGCACAAGCTGGGCGCAAACAAGAAATTCGCCGTCATTGACGCGCGCGCCTATGTGCATCAGGCGGCGGAGCGTGGTGAACTCTACGATATGATTGTGCTGGATACGTTTAAAGCCGGCTTCGCGATGCCCGAACATCTTTTGACGCGGGAATATTTTCAGGATGTAAAAGCGGCGCTGAAGCCGGGCGGTTTTATGATTATGAACTCGATCGCCAGTGCGCATTTCGAGGATGACTATACGCGCCGTATGGATAATACGCTGCGTTCGGTCTTTCCCCATCTGACGCGCACCGTGATGCCGGGATCGGGCGAGGAGTTTAACGGCTGGGAAAAAACAAGGCTCGGGCGCGGTATGTATATCAGCAATGTCATATATATCTACCGCAATGATCCCGCGGGAGATAAGGATATGGCAATCTATACCGATGACAAAAATACCTATTTCCTGGATAAGTAA
- the petA gene encoding ubiquinol-cytochrome c reductase iron-sulfur subunit, whose product MAAKKDSETQSRRDFLNLTVGAMGAVGVGSGLVPLIDTMNPAADTLAMATTEVDLSGIEVGQTRVVKWQGKPVFIKRRTEEEIAQAIADDEADLRDPQKDSDRTQKPEWLIVVGVCTHLGCIPQGSKAGQPHGDFNGWFCPCHGSHYDTSGRLRAGPAPKNLPVPPYEFLSDTVVKIG is encoded by the coding sequence ATGGCAGCAAAAAAAGATTCGGAAACGCAAAGCAGACGGGATTTTCTTAACCTGACAGTCGGCGCCATGGGTGCCGTCGGTGTCGGTTCGGGACTTGTTCCGCTGATTGATACGATGAACCCCGCAGCGGATACGCTGGCAATGGCAACGACGGAAGTCGATTTGTCGGGCATCGAGGTCGGACAGACCCGCGTGGTAAAATGGCAGGGAAAACCCGTTTTTATCAAACGGCGCACCGAAGAGGAAATCGCACAGGCAATCGCCGATGATGAAGCGGATCTCCGCGACCCGCAAAAAGACTCCGACCGTACGCAAAAGCCGGAATGGCTGATCGTTGTCGGGGTTTGCACCCATCTTGGCTGTATCCCGCAGGGCAGTAAAGCCGGTCAGCCGCATGGCGACTTTAACGGCTGGTTCTGCCCTTGCCACGGCTCTCATTATGATACATCCGGGCGTCTGCGTGCCGGTCCGGCGCCGAAAAACCTGCCGGTGCCGCCTTACGAATTTCTTTCGGACACGGTTGTTAAAATCGGTTGA